Proteins encoded together in one Lathyrus oleraceus cultivar Zhongwan6 chromosome 5, CAAS_Psat_ZW6_1.0, whole genome shotgun sequence window:
- the LOC127078570 gene encoding uncharacterized protein LOC127078570, giving the protein MPYYTKFLKEIPFNKKKLEDEETVALTTKCNTIIQNNMPPKLKDPGGFSIPCVIGKFVIDKTLCDLIASVSLMPILICEQLNLGDLRPRRMSIRLADHSVKYPVGMLENIPIRIGQFYIPTDFIVMDIKEYSSIPIISGRPFLGTSGAILDVKRGKLTFEVGEEKIEFILYKFLKAPAINDTCCFIDIIDECIKELAAEQPPPIKEPIELPVEAMLEEDEVEYDCPYNDDRLRDCIALTPDHMSSPKQPSVEHKVLPKNLRYEFLDGRLDRLVIVNVDLDKDDTKKLLVVLKKYHTPLGYNVSYLKGISPYVCMHRIMLEKDSKSSREH; this is encoded by the coding sequence ATGCCATATTACACCAAGTTCCTAAAAGAAATTCCATTCAATAAAAAGAAACTTGAAGATGAAGAGACAGTGGCTCTCACTACAAAGTGTAACACCATTATCCAAAACAACATGCCCCCCAAACTGAAAGACCCTGGTGGTTTTTCTATCCCATGTGTTATAGGCAAGTTTGTCATCGACAAAACACTTTGTGATTTAATAGCTAGCGTAAGTTTAATGCCCATTTTGATTTGTGAACAACTAAACTTAGGAGACTTAAGACCTAGGAGAATGTCCATTCGATTGGCAGATCACTCAGTTAAATACCCTGTAGGAATGCTGGAAAATATTCCAATACGCATTGGCCAATTCTACATCCCTACGGACTTCATAGTAATGGATATAAAGGAATATTCTAGTATACCTATCATATCAGGTAGACCTTTCTTAGGCACTTCCGGTGCGATATTAGATGTAAAGCGAGGGAAACTAACATTCGAGGTAGgtgaagagaagattgagtttattctttacaaatttctTAAAGCTCCAGCTATAAATGACACATGTTGTTTCATtgatatcattgatgaatgcataaaagaatTAGCAGCTGAACAACCACCGCCTATTAAGGAACCGATCGAACTTCCAGTTGAAGCTATGCTAGAAGAAGATGAGGTAGAATATGATTGTCCTTATAATGATGATAGGTTAAGAGACTGTATTGCACTTACACCTGACCATATGTCAAGCCCTAAGCAACCATCAGTTGAACATAAGGTACTACCCAAAAATCTAAGATATGAGTTTCTAGATGGACGCCTTGATCGTCTAGTTATAGTTAATGTTGATCTTGACAAAGATGATACTAAGAAACTCTTAGTAGTGTTGAAAAAGTATCATACTCCTTTAGGCTACAATGTTTCATATCTAAAAGGGATAAGCCCCTATGTGTGTATGCACAGAATCATGCTAGAAAAGGACTCTAAATCCTCTAGAGAGCACTAG